One genomic window of Syntrophales bacterium includes the following:
- a CDS encoding tetratricopeptide repeat protein, with protein sequence MNNAEKYFNRGWLLSMKGLHQEAIDAYKKALGIDPGHSQARTNLKFISYFSGIGLGEDRVKNVANLKNIEKGAKKLLQKL encoded by the coding sequence ATGAATAATGCCGAAAAATATTTTAACCGGGGCTGGCTGCTCAGCATGAAAGGCCTCCACCAGGAAGCGATCGATGCGTACAAAAAAGCGCTGGGAATAGATCCCGGCCACTCCCAGGCCCGCACCAATCTCAAGTTCATAAGTTATTTTAGTGGAATCGGGCTGGGCGAGGACCGGGTAAAAAATGTGGCGAACCTTAAAAATATTGAAAAGGGTGCCAAGAAGCTGCTCCAAAAACTTTAA
- a CDS encoding PH domain-containing protein: protein MKKTGYGRFNPQAQLRLRSGLEMQREMEMPSDIEGEDVIMAGQASYQDGMVTRANWKPGYLYLTKERLIFLQGANKLFEISLSSLKDISIIQRNWVPKKKVEQLQLIQQSDSFKRVFFLFAGNLEEWKKAIELSKKEEGKDG, encoded by the coding sequence ATGAAGAAGACAGGGTACGGCCGTTTTAATCCTCAGGCGCAATTGAGGTTAAGGAGCGGCCTGGAGATGCAGCGGGAGATGGAGATGCCTTCTGATATCGAAGGAGAAGATGTTATCATGGCCGGGCAGGCAAGTTATCAGGATGGCATGGTGACCAGGGCCAACTGGAAACCCGGTTATCTATACCTGACCAAAGAGCGCCTTATATTCCTGCAAGGGGCAAACAAGCTTTTTGAGATATCGTTGAGTTCTCTAAAAGATATATCAATTATACAAAGGAATTGGGTTCCCAAAAAGAAAGTGGAGCAACTGCAGCTCATACAACAGAGTGATAGCTTTAAAAGAGTATTTTTTCTTTTTGCCGGAAACCTTGAGGAATGGAAAAAAGCTATTGAGCTTTCTAAAAAGGAGGAAGGAAAAGATGGTTAA
- a CDS encoding Hsp20/alpha crystallin family protein, translating to MKKEEDKENSEEGKAGEDFGGAAESVLDSMGNLIPGLGGLIKSLKKSDAFKERLDSIDEEIDRKLEETPLRPPSGIPPSVARRGTRSKKHFDTFTAGDVPMDKGERDVPVDIFEEENKLRVIAELPGVNEKDIKLDLNEDTLIISASRGKRSYHKKVKLPRTSESITRKIYNNGILEITLT from the coding sequence ATGAAAAAGGAAGAAGACAAAGAAAACTCTGAAGAGGGAAAGGCTGGGGAAGATTTCGGAGGTGCGGCCGAAAGTGTCCTGGACAGCATGGGTAATCTTATACCGGGACTCGGCGGGCTTATAAAGTCATTGAAGAAGTCTGATGCATTTAAGGAAAGACTTGATTCGATAGATGAGGAGATTGACCGGAAATTAGAAGAAACCCCTCTCCGTCCTCCCAGTGGCATCCCCCCATCTGTTGCTCGCCGGGGTACAAGATCAAAAAAGCATTTTGATACTTTTACGGCAGGAGATGTCCCAATGGATAAAGGTGAAAGAGATGTGCCCGTTGATATATTTGAGGAAGAGAATAAGCTGCGTGTGATTGCCGAGTTGCCCGGCGTTAATGAAAAGGATATCAAGCTTGATTTGAATGAGGACACATTGATCATATCTGCAAGCCGGGGAAAACGAAGCTATCATAAAAAGGTCAAATTGCCCCGCACTTCCGAGAGTATAACCAGGAAAATATATAACAACGGCATCCTGGAGATTACCCTAACTTAG
- the gvpN gene encoding gas vesicle protein GvpN: MPVHAMSEVRPIAIAKDQPGFVETPYVKGILRKAMRYVQAGLPIHFSGPAGTGKTTLAFKIAAQLGQPVILIHGDEELGSSDLVGGQYGFRRKKVVDNYIQSVLKTEEDISSKWVDDRLTVACKYGFVLIYDEFTRSRPEANNVLLSVLEEKMLDLPAARGEEGHLRVDPKFRAIFTSNPEEYAGVYKAQDALKDRMVTIKLDYYDKETEIAVTQAKAGVSEQDARRIVNIVRGFREICQNGMTPTIRASIIIGKVLKVSGAKLMADDSDFVETCFDILDSEPQNGGAGGPGSREIRDNVMSLINTHCN; encoded by the coding sequence ATGCCAGTTCATGCAATGTCCGAGGTAAGGCCGATAGCAATTGCCAAGGATCAACCGGGTTTTGTAGAAACGCCGTATGTTAAGGGTATTCTCAGAAAGGCGATGAGATACGTTCAGGCAGGTCTTCCAATTCACTTCAGCGGGCCGGCAGGTACGGGGAAAACCACTCTGGCCTTTAAGATAGCAGCCCAGCTTGGCCAGCCGGTAATATTGATTCATGGGGATGAAGAACTCGGCTCTTCGGATCTGGTTGGCGGTCAGTACGGGTTCAGGAGAAAGAAGGTGGTTGACAATTATATACAGTCGGTACTCAAGACAGAGGAAGATATATCCTCCAAGTGGGTGGACGACCGCCTGACTGTGGCCTGCAAATATGGCTTTGTCCTGATTTATGACGAATTTACCCGTTCCCGGCCGGAAGCAAACAATGTATTACTCTCGGTCTTGGAAGAAAAGATGCTGGACCTGCCGGCAGCCAGAGGGGAAGAAGGTCATCTCAGGGTAGATCCAAAATTTAGAGCCATATTTACCAGCAACCCTGAGGAATATGCCGGAGTTTACAAAGCCCAGGACGCCCTGAAAGACAGGATGGTCACAATAAAACTGGATTACTACGACAAGGAAACAGAGATTGCCGTTACCCAGGCCAAGGCTGGGGTTTCAGAACAGGATGCCCGGCGAATTGTAAATATTGTTCGAGGCTTCAGAGAAATCTGTCAAAACGGAATGACACCTACTATCAGGGCCAGCATAATCATAGGAAAGGTTCTCAAGGTTAGTGGTGCAAAACTCATGGCCGATGATTCTGATTTTGTGGAGACATGTTTCGATATTCTTGATTCAGAGCCACAGAACGGCGGCGCCGGAGGCCCTGGGTCCAGGGAGATCCGTGATAACGTGATGAGCCTGATAAACACCCATTGCAACTAA
- a CDS encoding GvpL/GvpF family gas vesicle protein, whose product MKEKEGNYIYCIVAANEERDFPVKGIGDRGDRVYSICHQNIGAVISDSPVMKYPVSRKNTIAHQLVMEEVMKEHTILPVRFCTIAEDKEGVSSKDRIKQKILKERHDEFNALLAEMENKAELGVKALWTDMDLIFDEILNKNREIRILKNKLGTMKGTEGHNEKIRLGGLVKSALEKTKEKEANTILKPLKKISVDNRINDTFSDRMLLNAAFLVDQAQGEKFDSCVNELQESRNGRIQLKYVGPIPPANFVEIVVKW is encoded by the coding sequence ATGAAGGAAAAAGAAGGAAACTATATTTACTGCATTGTCGCGGCGAATGAAGAGCGGGATTTTCCAGTTAAAGGAATAGGTGACAGGGGAGACAGGGTCTATAGTATTTGCCATCAAAATATAGGGGCGGTCATCAGCGATTCACCCGTCATGAAATATCCCGTTAGCAGGAAAAATACTATTGCCCATCAGTTGGTGATGGAAGAGGTGATGAAAGAACATACGATTCTTCCGGTGAGGTTCTGCACCATTGCCGAGGATAAGGAAGGGGTTTCCTCAAAGGATAGAATTAAGCAGAAGATATTGAAAGAACGGCATGATGAGTTTAATGCCTTGCTTGCAGAAATGGAAAATAAGGCAGAGCTTGGCGTCAAGGCCCTGTGGACGGATATGGACCTGATATTCGATGAGATCCTTAACAAAAACAGGGAAATCAGGATATTGAAAAACAAGCTTGGTACCATGAAAGGAACGGAGGGGCATAATGAAAAAATAAGGTTGGGCGGGCTTGTTAAATCCGCTCTGGAGAAAACAAAGGAAAAAGAGGCAAACACGATATTGAAGCCGCTAAAGAAGATTTCCGTTGACAATCGGATCAACGATACGTTTAGCGACAGGATGCTTTTGAACGCAGCATTTTTAGTAGATCAGGCTCAAGGAGAGAAGTTTGACTCCTGTGTGAATGAATTGCAGGAAAGCCGGAATGGAAGGATACAATTGAAGTACGTGGGCCCTATACCACCAGCCAATTTTGTTGAAATCGTGGTGAAGTGGTAG
- a CDS encoding ArsA family ATPase: MLPSFLSNENLKLVIFGGKGGTGKTTSASAAALCLAWLYPSKKILLISSDPAHSVGDSLGMAIGAHKVRVDGIPNLEALEIEPAPMLKDFKKKHEKEINEIIKRAGFYGQINVKEFLSFSLPGMEEMMIFLHVAEKYKYTWYQPQEADIIVLDTAPTGHTLRLLDMPQMMDEWMDVVDQSLLKYKTHPRLYASGSTYHEGDRVDQMVENIRSDFAAVREMLTSREQTEFVPVLIPEIMAIEETKDLLRALKDKQIRVNSIVINRLRGSNGNCPFCASKVEDQSESIKEIEKAFEDHSLIKVPLFPYEVQGIRSLEKYADVLMDEIQTIEVRANTNESIISQVPAINHPSIDSQVKFVMFGGKGGVGKTSMAAAMAVHLAKTYPDQKVLIYSVDPAHSLADSFAMEIGDKLTPINTNLFAMEIDSEHLLHDFIEDYRAIIRDAFDTWESMRENKMEMRFDRNVMAMFARTAPPGMNEVFALEKLTEFINEKKFDWYILDTAPTGHLLVLLEFPNLVRDWLSRTYRSLLKYQVQIALTNLKELGDRILKSTQLVNKIHDMLTNPEVSQLVTVTIPEAMGVEETTRLIASVKRLGVPCSNIFVNMVTPSSGCAFCCSKREGEQRYIQKLSQKNPEYNIVQVPLFSHQIRGVEKLTRLSETIYGN; this comes from the coding sequence ATGTTGCCAAGCTTTTTAAGTAATGAGAATCTGAAACTTGTAATTTTTGGCGGTAAGGGCGGCACAGGGAAAACAACCTCGGCCTCTGCAGCGGCCCTCTGCCTGGCCTGGCTCTACCCCTCAAAAAAGATACTGCTTATCTCCAGTGACCCGGCCCATTCCGTGGGGGATAGCCTGGGGATGGCCATTGGTGCGCACAAGGTGCGTGTTGACGGGATACCGAACCTCGAGGCCCTGGAAATTGAGCCCGCTCCGATGCTTAAAGATTTCAAGAAGAAGCACGAAAAGGAAATCAACGAGATCATCAAACGGGCCGGATTCTATGGGCAGATTAACGTGAAGGAATTCCTCTCTTTCTCTCTTCCGGGCATGGAGGAAATGATGATATTCTTACATGTTGCTGAAAAATATAAATATACCTGGTACCAGCCTCAGGAGGCGGATATTATCGTACTGGACACCGCCCCCACCGGGCATACCCTCCGCCTCTTGGATATGCCCCAAATGATGGACGAATGGATGGATGTGGTTGACCAGTCCCTCCTGAAATATAAGACACACCCTCGACTCTATGCCTCAGGGAGCACATATCACGAGGGAGATCGGGTAGATCAGATGGTGGAAAACATACGGTCGGACTTTGCGGCTGTCAGAGAAATGCTTACCAGTCGAGAACAGACCGAGTTTGTGCCGGTGCTTATCCCCGAGATCATGGCCATCGAAGAGACGAAAGATTTGCTCAGGGCTTTGAAAGATAAACAGATCCGGGTAAACAGCATTGTGATCAACCGGCTAAGGGGCAGCAATGGGAACTGCCCGTTTTGTGCCTCCAAGGTAGAGGATCAATCGGAATCCATAAAGGAGATTGAAAAAGCGTTTGAAGACCACAGCCTCATCAAGGTGCCCCTTTTTCCTTATGAGGTTCAGGGGATAAGAAGCCTGGAAAAATATGCGGATGTCCTCATGGACGAAATTCAAACTATAGAAGTAAGGGCTAATACAAACGAGTCTATTATTTCTCAAGTCCCCGCGATAAATCATCCCTCGATTGACTCTCAGGTGAAATTTGTCATGTTCGGGGGCAAGGGCGGGGTGGGCAAGACCTCCATGGCCGCTGCTATGGCCGTTCATCTGGCCAAAACATATCCTGATCAAAAGGTGCTGATCTATTCGGTCGATCCTGCCCATTCGCTGGCAGACAGCTTTGCAATGGAAATAGGAGATAAGCTTACGCCTATCAACACCAATCTTTTCGCCATGGAGATCGATTCGGAGCATCTTCTGCATGATTTTATAGAGGATTACCGGGCCATTATCCGGGACGCCTTTGATACCTGGGAGAGCATGCGAGAAAACAAAATGGAAATGCGGTTCGACCGCAATGTGATGGCCATGTTTGCCCGCACCGCTCCGCCGGGCATGAACGAGGTATTTGCCCTGGAAAAGCTTACCGAATTTATTAATGAGAAGAAGTTTGACTGGTATATCCTGGACACCGCGCCTACAGGCCACCTCCTGGTTCTCCTTGAGTTTCCCAACCTGGTCAGAGACTGGTTGAGCCGCACATATCGCAGCCTGCTCAAGTACCAGGTGCAGATAGCCCTGACCAACCTTAAGGAACTTGGGGACAGGATTCTGAAATCAACCCAACTGGTCAATAAAATACATGACATGCTTACAAATCCGGAGGTCAGTCAACTGGTTACCGTGACCATCCCTGAGGCCATGGGCGTAGAAGAGACCACCAGGCTTATTGCATCGGTAAAGAGATTGGGTGTCCCGTGCAGCAATATATTCGTCAATATGGTTACGCCTTCATCAGGTTGTGCTTTTTGTTGTTCCAAGAGGGAGGGTGAGCAGAGATATATCCAAAAGTTGTCCCAAAAGAATCCGGAATATAACATTGTGCAGGTTCCCCTTTTTTCACATCAGATCAGGGGGGTGGAGAAGCTTACAAGGTTGTCGGAGACGATCTATGGGAATTGA
- a CDS encoding gas vesicle protein: MAIEPSRNGGGGLADVIDRILDKGLVINADITVSVAGVELLGIKIRAALASFETAAKYGLEFPSGTNLETPAWKEALVAKEGCPQCEKRVPIEDLISTGCPWCGWISARAMKVIEE, from the coding sequence ATGGCTATAGAACCATCTCGAAATGGTGGCGGCGGTTTAGCTGATGTAATAGACAGGATCCTGGATAAGGGACTGGTGATTAACGCAGACATTACTGTATCTGTGGCCGGAGTTGAACTGCTGGGCATCAAGATCAGGGCGGCACTCGCATCCTTTGAGACAGCAGCCAAATATGGGCTGGAGTTCCCCTCTGGAACCAACCTGGAAACTCCTGCCTGGAAAGAAGCCCTGGTGGCTAAAGAAGGCTGTCCTCAATGTGAAAAGAGGGTTCCAATAGAAGACCTTATCTCCACCGGCTGCCCCTGGTGCGGATGGATCAGCGCAAGGGCGATGAAAGTTATTGAAGAATGA